A region from the Nitrospirota bacterium genome encodes:
- a CDS encoding sigma-54-dependent Fis family transcriptional regulator — translation MPVILVVDDEPLQRDILKTILDSEGYETHTAASGKEALAIIAGTQPDVILTDLRMEGMDGIELLDAIPKTPFEPSIIIITAHGTISSAVEAVRKGAFDYLTKPLNKDTLLLNVRRAVERATLLRENIHLQKELFKKFNIEGIVGKSPKMQTVLEVLKKVAPSAVTVLIRGESGTGKELVARAIHYNSPRRTKPFTAINCAAIPDNLFESELFGYEAGAFTGAVARKDGLFKITDTGTLFLDEIGDLSLPMQSKLLRVLQDKEIRRVGGKESIKVDVRIIAATNKDLEKELAAGTFREDLFYRLKIVNIGLPPLRERADDIPELARFFINKYNKEFGRRIKAIEPAALKMLSEYHWPGNIRQLETAIERAVLMNDKDTITVSDIKNELWTGQLKTSFDLDIPDEGMDFENLEKELIKKAMAKANGVATKAAKFLGMSYKTFLYRMEKFSLNDYSTKKSE, via the coding sequence ATGCCAGTGATACTTGTTGTCGACGATGAGCCGCTTCAGAGGGACATTTTAAAGACCATCCTCGATTCCGAAGGCTATGAGACACATACCGCCGCTTCAGGCAAAGAGGCGTTGGCTATTATCGCGGGCACACAGCCGGATGTGATACTTACCGACCTGAGAATGGAAGGCATGGACGGGATCGAGCTGCTTGATGCAATTCCCAAAACACCCTTTGAGCCTTCCATCATTATCATAACCGCGCACGGCACGATCTCCTCGGCAGTAGAGGCGGTGAGAAAGGGCGCCTTTGATTACCTGACAAAACCTCTCAATAAGGACACTCTCCTTTTGAACGTTCGCAGGGCGGTTGAACGGGCGACCCTGCTGAGGGAGAACATTCATTTGCAGAAAGAGCTTTTCAAGAAATTCAACATAGAGGGAATAGTCGGCAAGTCCCCGAAGATGCAGACAGTGCTGGAGGTCCTGAAAAAGGTGGCGCCTTCTGCCGTGACAGTGCTCATCAGGGGGGAAAGCGGCACAGGGAAAGAGCTTGTAGCAAGGGCCATCCATTATAACAGCCCGAGGCGCACAAAACCCTTTACAGCGATCAACTGCGCGGCCATCCCCGACAACCTTTTTGAAAGCGAACTCTTCGGCTACGAGGCCGGCGCGTTCACCGGGGCCGTCGCGAGAAAGGACGGCCTGTTTAAAATAACTGACACCGGCACGCTGTTTCTCGATGAGATAGGAGACCTCTCTTTGCCGATGCAGTCGAAACTCCTTCGCGTGCTTCAGGACAAAGAGATAAGAAGGGTTGGCGGCAAAGAGTCGATAAAGGTGGACGTGCGGATCATCGCGGCCACAAACAAGGACCTTGAGAAAGAACTCGCCGCGGGGACTTTCAGGGAAGACCTTTTTTACAGGCTCAAGATAGTCAACATCGGACTTCCGCCCCTGAGAGAAAGGGCGGACGACATACCGGAACTCGCGAGGTTTTTCATTAATAAATACAACAAGGAGTTCGGCAGAAGAATAAAAGCAATCGAGCCTGCCGCCCTGAAGATGCTCAGCGAATATCACTGGCCCGGTAATATCCGCCAGCTTGAGACGGCCATAGAGCGCGCGGTGCTGATGAATGATAAGGACACGATAACGGTCAGCGACATTAAAAATGAATTGTGGACAGGCCAGTTAAAAACTTCATTCGACCTTGATATCCCCGACGAGGGAATGGACTTTGAAAATCTCGAAAAGGAGCTCATCAAAAAGGCGATGGCAAAGGCAAACGGCGTTGCAACAAAGGCCGCCAAATTCCTCGGGATGAGCTACAAGACCTTTTTGTACAGGATGGAAAAGTTCAGCCTCAACGACTATTCAACAAAGAAGAGCGAGTAG